The Neofelis nebulosa isolate mNeoNeb1 chromosome 1, mNeoNeb1.pri, whole genome shotgun sequence sequence TAAAATTTAAGTAAACCTAAAAgaatcatttcctttattttaaattctcagaaCTTTATTTAGTTTCCAGGACCAGATACCAAGTACTGTAAATTTCCAGATTTGACTTCAATCCTAACAGTAGTATTTCAccttcaaaagttttatttttactggaaTGTCAATGGTCTTCATGGTTTGTTGGTTACACCTTCGAGTCACAATTctcctgctttgttttattgTGCATTTTCCCCGTAAGTGTGTTTCTTATCTTCTCCCAGAAGAACCTTATTCCACTCCTCAAGGACCTTTGCCTCTTCCCGAAGGGCTTTTTCCTCCTCTTGAAGTgcactgttttcttctctaagaGCCTTGTTCTCCTCACGAAGGGCCTGCTCCTCCTTCCACAAAGCCCGTTCTTCCATCTCTAGTGCTATTCCTTCTTTCATCAAGTCTTGTTCCTCCATCTTGAGTGCTCTCTCCTGGTGTTTCAGGGCCTTGATCTCCTCATGGAGAGACTGTATTTCTTCCTGAAGAGCTTTCGCCTCATTCTGGAAGGCTTTCTCCTGTTCTCTGAGAGCCTTGATCTGAGCCTCCAGGGCTCGATTCTGTTGCCAATGAGACTTTCTTTCTGTGCTCAAAGCATTGATTTTTTCCTCTAGTGGTCTTTGGCTCtccaaaatcacatttttaaacttCCATAGGACCTGGTTTTGCTCTCTCAGGGATTGATTCACCTCCCAGATCAAATGGTTGTCCATTCGGAAGGCTTTGTTTTCTTGATGAAGagctttattttctctccaaagggacttattttcttttctaagagcCTTGTTCTCATCCCTGGATGCCTTATTGTCtctctgaagatttttttccacCTCATGAGGCTcatgtttgagtttattttgatcTTGAGtgcaagagaaaaaagaggaaaacaatcgCAATATCTTACCTCTATTTATCCACTTTGATTGAGAGACAACCATTGTTTCTTAGTGTTTTATCTGAGCAAAAATATATACACTCCAAGTGTTCTGGGTTCAGCCAAAGGTGGACTAGTGATATTTACAACAAAAGCTGTTctaaatttgttgagaatttgttCATATGGAATTGGCTGTTGTGTTGACTTATACAAGTAATATAGCAGGGATCTAAACAAGGCTCAGTTAGGCCGACTGCAGGAGAAGAACAGGCAAATATGAAGACAATTCAGTAACTTAACTATTTGGTTGATGTAACAAAGTTTAAATCTCAACACATTTAAATTACCAATTAATAATTCTAGGTTACATATTGAATATTGATCAAGGTTAAATCATTGAATTGTTTTGTGTTAAATTAAGCTCTGAGTTAAACTGCTTCTACTAAACTATTAATCTTCCTCTAATCTATTCATTATTGATATTGTAGAAAAATACCATgtgtttataaaaacatttttggctTTGTAAGaactagaaaacattttcaaatataatttgaaatatatttgtaatctATGTAAATATATAGTGTAAATCAAATACACTATAATTTTACCATATTTACTTAGATATTTAGTAgtgttatcaaatatttaaacagaCATTCACACTTACATTTCTGTGGTCTCTGAATTTCCAGCAAGCCTGATTTGTTTTAGTACTAGAAAGCAACTAGGCAACATTTTATGTCATCCATAGTGATGTCATATAGTGTTGACATTAATAATATAATGGGTGCTGTATTTAGTGTttggctgttttttgttttttggttttttttataggcattttaggaaaaatgtaaattaaaatgtaaggttttatttaatgtttttctgtattaatAATTGAACATGTATTTAGTCCTTGCTTTGATGTAAAGTATTAGAATTAGTTTCAAACACCGAGTTTTGTTATTAAGAAGGTAACTGTTTTTATCCTAGAATTGACAAATGTTAGGAAACACTATACAATCAAAggtgaaagtattttattttattttttttaaatgtttattatttatttttgagacagagagaggcagagcgtgagtgggggaggggcagagagagagggagacacagaatctgaaacaggctccgggctctgagctgtcagcacagagcctgatgcggggctcgaacccaggaatggtgagatcatgacctgagctgaagtcagatgctcaaccgactgagccacccgggcgcccaaaaggtgaaagtattttaaatgattttaagatCACTGCTGAATACTTagtattaaataaatttgtatgtcATACCAAAGAAATAGCACTAGCAACATTTAAATTCTAGTAATCTTATCTAAGATAAGTTTTATGTGACCCAAAATATGTTCGCTGCTAGAATATAAAGCAAAAgagtatatttctttaaatgtaaacttttaatgagatattaaaatatgtgtatttatgtacatgtcatattttaactatttatacatataaatgataCTTGGTTTAAGGTATAAACTTGAAAATTG is a genomic window containing:
- the LOC131484696 gene encoding LOW QUALITY PROTEIN: golgin subfamily A member 6-like protein 6 (The sequence of the model RefSeq protein was modified relative to this genomic sequence to represent the inferred CDS: deleted 1 base in 1 codon), encoding MVVSQSKWINRGKILRLFSSFFSCTQDQNKLKHEPHEVEKNLQRDNKASRDENKALRKENKSLWRENKALHQENKAFRMDNHLIWEVNQSLREQNQVLWKFKNVILESQRPLEEKINALSTERKSHWQQNRALEAQIKALREQEKAFQNEAKALQEEIQSLHEEIKALKHQERALKMEEQDLMKEGIALEMEERALWKEEQALREENKALREENSALQEEEKALREEAKVLEEWNKVLLGKIRNTLTGKMHNKTKQENCDSKV